The following coding sequences are from one Gigantopelta aegis isolate Gae_Host chromosome 15, Gae_host_genome, whole genome shotgun sequence window:
- the LOC121390159 gene encoding signal peptidase complex subunit 1-like: protein MDFIISLIPESIKSIPVHMDFEGQKRAEKTFQIIIVLFGFVGFIWGYICQQFSQTMYILIAGFALSCLLTLPPWPMYRKKPLQWQKHKVESETDTTTPSQQKSKKKK from the exons atggattttattatttctttaatacCCGAGAGCATTAAGTCTATCCCGGTTCATATG GATTTTGAAGGACAGAAGAGAGCAGAGAAAACATTCCAAATCATAATAGTACTTTTTGGG TTTGTGGGTTTCATATGGGGATACATCTGTCAGCAGTTTTCACAGACTATGTATATTCTTATTGCTGGCTTTGCATTGTCTTGTCTG TTAACGCTGCCCCCATGGCCCATGTATAGGAAGAAACCTCTGCAGTGGCAGAAACACAAAGTTGAGAGCGAGACAGATACTACAACACCTAGTCAACAGAAatcaaagaagaagaaataa